A part of Oncorhynchus kisutch isolate 150728-3 linkage group LG2, Okis_V2, whole genome shotgun sequence genomic DNA contains:
- the LOC109869119 gene encoding acyl-CoA-binding protein-like: protein MSEVDFDKAAEEVKQLKAKPADVEMLRVYALFKQVKVGDVNTTCPGVLDFTGKAKWDAWEKEKGKSKEDARKEYIALVEELKGKYGV from the exons ATGTCTGAG GTGGATTTTGATAAGGCTGCAGAGGAGGTGAAGCAGCTGAAGGCTAAGCCAGCAGATGTGGAGATGCTCAGGGTCTATGCTCTGTTCAAACAGGTCAAAGTGGGCGATGTCAACACCA CTTGTCCTGGGGTGCTGGATTTCACTGGGAAAGCCAAATGGGACGcctgggagaaggagaaag GGAAGAGCAAAGAGGATGCCAGGAAGGAGTACATTGCCTTGGTAGAGGAACTGAAAGGGAAGTACGGAGTCTAA